CGACCCGCGGCACCTATCGCGTGGCGGGAACGGATGTTTCGACCCTCAGCGGCGACGCGCTGGCGCAGCTGCGCCGCGAGCACTTTGGTTTTATCTTTCAGCGCTACCATCTGCTCTCCCATCTGACCGCCGCACAGAATGTTGAAGTGCCAGCAGTCTATGCCGGGACGGAGCGCAAAGCGCGGCTGGCCCGCGCCAAAGAGTTGCTGACGCGCCTCGGGCTTGGCGATCGCAGCGAGTATCAACCCTCGCAGCTCTCCGGCGGCCAGCAGCAGCGCGTCAGTATTGCCCGTGCGTTGATGAACGGCGGGCAGGTGATCCTCGCCGATGAGCCAACCGGCGCGCTGGATAGCCACTCCGGCGAAGAGGTGATGGCGATCCTCCATCAGCTGCGCGATCGCGGCCACACGGTGATTATCGTCACTCACGATCCGCAGGTTGCCGCGCAGGCTGAGCGGATCATTGAGATCCGCGATGGCGAAATTATTGCCAATCCGCCGGCAAAAACTACCGCCGCCTCTGCGGCAAAGCATGAAAGCGTTGTCACCTCCGTCGGCGGCTGGCGGCAGTTCACCAGCCGTTTCCAGGAAGCGCTGACCATGGCCTGGCGGGCGATGGCGGCCAACAAAATGCGCACCTTGCTCACCATGCTCGGCATTATTATCGGTATCGCCTCGGTCGTGTCGATTGTGGTAGTGGGCGATGCGGCCAAGCAACTGGTGCTGGCAGATATCCGCTCCATCGGCACCAACACCATCGATGTCTACCCCGGTAAAGATTTTGGTGATGATGAGCCACAAAACCAGCAGGCGCTGAAGTATGACGATCTGCTTGCCATTCAAAAGCAGCCGTGGGTGCGCTCAGCTACGCCATCGGTGTCGCAAAACCTGCGTCTGCGTTACGGCAATATCGACGTGGCGGCCAGCGCGAACGGCGTCAGCGGGCAATATTTTAATGTTTACGGTATGACCTTTAGCGAAGGCACCGCGTTTAACGCCGAGCAGCAGGGCAGGCGCGCGCAGGTGGTGGTGCTCGACAGCAATACCCGGCGGCAGCTCTTCCCGGATAAAGCCAGCGTAGTGGGTGAAGTGATTCTGGTCGGTAATATGCCGGCGACGGTGATTGGTGTGGCGGAGGAGAAGCAGTCGATGTTCGGCAGCAGCAAGATCCTGCGCGTCTGGCTGCCTTACAGCACCATTGCCGGGCGGATTATGGGCCAGTCATGGCTCAACTCCATTACCGTGCGCGTAAATGAGGGCTACAGCAGTGAACAAGCCGAGCAGCAATTGACGCAGCTGTTAAATCTTCGCCACGGTAAAAAGGATTTCTTTGTCTGGAACATGGACGGGGTGCTGAAAACGGCAGAGAAAACGACTCGTACGCTGCAGCTCTTTTTAACGCTGGTGGCGGTGATCTCGCTACTGGTAGGCGGGATTGGCGTGATGAATATCATGCTGGTGTCGGTCACCGAGCGTACCCGGGAGATTGGCATCCGAATGGCGGTGGGCGCACGTGCGGGCGACGTGCTGTCACAGTTTCTGATTGAAGCGGTGTTTGTCTGCCTGGTGGGCGGTGCGCTGGGCGTGATGCTGTCGATGCTGATCGCCTTCACTCTGCAACTCTTTCTGCCCGGCTGGGAGATTGGCTTCTCGCCGGTTGCGCTGTTAACGGCGTTTTTGTGCTCCACCTTTACCGGCGTGCTGTTTGGCTGGCTTCCTGCCCGCAATGCCGCGCGGCTCGATCCGGTGGATGCGCTGGCGCGCGAGTAATAAAAATGCCAGCCCACCGGGCTGGCATTTCACTGCACTTTGTACACAACGAAGTCACAGGCGTCAGGCTATCGCTTCCAGTTCTACTGGCACGATAAGACTGGCATGATTGCCTTTAGGGCCCTGGTGTACATCAAACCGGACCGTCTGCCCGGCTTTTAACGTTCTGTAACCATCCATCTGGATGGTGGAGTAATGGGCGAAGATATCTTCACCACCGCCTTCCGGGCAGATGAAGCCAAACCCTTTGGCATTGTTGAACCACTTTACAGTACCCATTTCCATGCTTCGACATCCTTCGTAAAACTTATTTAAGTAAGATGGAATGAACCGGTGGCGGAGCGGCGGGTTGTTCAAAACCTCGCCAACTCACGACTCTACAATTTAGATAATTCGTATAATGCGTCAAGTATTTGGCAAGCATTCTGGGAGACAGCGCATCAATTTTTTGAAACAGTTAACGCTATGGTAAAAAAATGTGATGCAGGTCTCGAATATGGCTATTCCCCAGCTATCTGTTGCGCAATACAAACCTTAATTACCAGTGATTTAAAATGTAATTTAATAAGTTATTAATTCACGTGAATTATCCTAATCCAAATAAATTATTTACCCTTTCGCCTTAATGCGATTATTCAAAAATTATCCGAGAGCATTCTTGTATATTAATCCACTTTAAGGGCTGAAAAGAAAAGCACCGTGAAAGGTACTATTAGCGACGCAACGTTGGTGTAAATAAAAAAGGATGAAGTTACATTGAAAACTTTAAAGAAATTATCTTTAGCGCTATTGGTATCAGCTTCGCTTATTAATTCCTCTTTCGTCGCGGCGGAGACAGTCGACGCGGCTCCACAAAACATGGCCCAAAAAGGAAATCACTATCCCCTGATTTTTGTTCATGGTGTTGTCGGCTGGGGCCCCGATGAAATGCTGGGTTTCAAATATTGGGGCGGGTTTGATGACACCATTGCCTATTTAAATAGCAATGGGGTGGAGTCTTACGCCGCCGTTGTTGGGCCGGTTTCCAGCAACTGGGATCGCGCGGTTGAGCTCTATTACTATATTAAAGGCGGCACCGTTGATTATGGCGCCGCCCATTCCCTGAAAGCGAACCATGCCCGCTACGGTAAAACTTACCCCGGCATCTATCCACACTGGGATGAGCACCATAAGATCCACCTCGTTGGCCACAGTATGGGCGGGTTAACCAGCCGCCAGCTGGTCGATATGCTGCAGGATGGCAGCGAAGAGGAGCGCGCGTTCCATGAATCGCACCCCGGAACAGAGCTCTCTCCGCTTTTTGAAGGCGGGAAAGATTATGTTTTCAGCGTCACTACCGTCGCGACGCCAAATAATGGCAGCTCGTTTGCACAAGATAAAAACCTGATCGTTGGCCTGATTGAAGATATGGTCCGCAAAGCGGCGACTATTGCCGGCGTGTCGTCGCTCTCTTCATTTGTTTATGATTTCAAACTCGACCAGTTTGGCCTGCGCCGCGATCCGGATGAGAGCCTGGCTGAATATATTCGCGATGTTTTCACCAGCAGCATCTGGGATTCGAAGGATATTGCCTCTTACGATCTCTCGGTAGTTGGCGTCAGTGCGAATAAGCAGTACCTGGAGACTAAGCCCAACGTCTATTATTTCTCGCATACCGGTAAAACAACCGTTGGCGTGCCGTTTACCTCTTTCCAGATCCCCGGCGTCTATACCAATCCACTGCTGGTGCCGTCAGCAACCTATATGGGTAAAACCATTACCGATCCGCAAACATCATTAATTAATGCCACCTGGACGACGAATGATGGGCTGGTGAATTCAGTTTCCAGCTATTACCCCTTTGGTGCTGATGCGAAACCCTATGATGGCCAGCCGAAAAAAGGGCAGTGGAGCTATTACCCGGTAATGTACGATTGGGATCATCTCGACTTTATGGGATTTGATGTCATCCCGCAGGCTTATGTTAATGCTTTCTATGCCGATGTTGCGAGGTCATTACTGGAGCTGGATAAATAGTTCTGAAATAAATAAAAAGACGAACCCTCAGCGGTTCGTTTTTTTATTTAGCATAATGTTTAAAATTTAAAAAAAAGAAAAATAAGATACTTTGAAATCTTTTTACACAGGTGAAATGGCAAGGATCGCCAAAAAAAACTATAATCGAGCCATATAATGTGCACTAAGCAGGACATCTTCACATAACCATCCACTTAATGTTGTTATTCAAATGCAGGGCGATCCATTATAGTTGCCTGACATCTGATGCTGATTGAAAATGCATCTAAACTCATGTAATCGGCCGATTAGACGTGCGCCGGAACCTGTAACCTAAGATGAAGCGCTAACGATGGGTAAGAGCAATAGCTGGCTGGATTTTGAGCAATTGGCGGAAGATAAACTGCGCGACGCGCTCAAACCGCCATCGATGTACAAAGTGATGATAATGAACGATGACTACACGCCAATGGAATTTGTTATTGACGTGCTACAAAAGTTCTTTTCTTATGATGTTGAACGTGCAACGCAACTGATGCTAACGGTTCACTATCACGGTAAGGCTATCTGCGGTGTTTTCACCGCCGAGGTCGCGGAGACGAAAGTTGCCATGGTGAACAAGTATGCAAGGGAGAACGAGCATCCGTTGCTGTGTACGCTGGAAAAAGCCTGACGTCAGGCAATAAAACTTGGGGGAGGTGCCTATGCTCAATCAAGAACTGGAACTCAGTTTAAACATGGCTTTCGCCAGAGCGCGCGAGCACCGACATGAGTTTATGACCGTCGAGCACTTGTTACTGGCTCTGCTCAGTAACCCATCTGCCCGTGATGCGCTGGAAGCGTGTTCCGTGGATCTGGTGGCGCTGCGGCAGGAACTCGAGGCCTTCATCGAACAAACCACACCCGTCCTGCCGATGAGCGAAGAGGAGCGTGACACGCAGCCGACGCTCAGCTTCCAGCGCGTTCTGCAGCGCGCGGTGTTTCACGTTCAGTCTTCCGGACGCAGCGAAGTCTCCGGTGCGAACGTGCTGGTTGCCATCTTCAGCGAGCAGGAGTCGCAGGCGGCTTACCTGCTGCGCAAACATGAAGTCAGCCGCCTTGACGTGGTGAACTTTATCTCTCACGGCACGCGCAAAGACGAGCCGGGTCCATCCTCTGACGCGGGCAGCAGTAGTAGCAGCCAGGCGAGCAGCGAAGAGCAAGCAGGCGGGGAGGAACGTATGGAAAACTTCACCACCAACCTTAATCAGCTTGCTCGCGTGGGCGGAATCGATCCGCTGATTGGACGTGGCAAAGAGCTCGAACGCGCCGTCCAGGTGCTGTGCCGCCGCCGTAAAAACAACCCGCTGCTGGTGGGGGAGTCGGGCGTCGGTAAAACCGCGATTGCCGAAGGGCTGGCCTGGCGAATTGTGCAGGGCGATGTGCCGGAAATTATGGCCGACTGCACCATCTACTCGCTGGATATCGGCTCACTGCTGGCAGGTACTAAATACCGTGGCGATTTCGAAAAACGCTTTAAGGCGCTGCTGAAACAGCTTGAGCAGGACAGCAACAGCATTCTGTTTATCGATGAGATCCACACCATCATCGGTGCGGGCGCTGCATCCGGCGGGCAGGTTGACGCCGCCAACCTGATTAAGCCG
This Kosakonia cowanii JCM 10956 = DSM 18146 DNA region includes the following protein-coding sequences:
- the macB gene encoding macrolide ABC transporter ATP-binding protein/permease MacB — encoded protein: MTALLELKEIRRSYPSGDGMVEVLKGITLTINAGEMVAIVGASGSGKSTLMNILGCLDKPTRGTYRVAGTDVSTLSGDALAQLRREHFGFIFQRYHLLSHLTAAQNVEVPAVYAGTERKARLARAKELLTRLGLGDRSEYQPSQLSGGQQQRVSIARALMNGGQVILADEPTGALDSHSGEEVMAILHQLRDRGHTVIIVTHDPQVAAQAERIIEIRDGEIIANPPAKTTAASAAKHESVVTSVGGWRQFTSRFQEALTMAWRAMAANKMRTLLTMLGIIIGIASVVSIVVVGDAAKQLVLADIRSIGTNTIDVYPGKDFGDDEPQNQQALKYDDLLAIQKQPWVRSATPSVSQNLRLRYGNIDVAASANGVSGQYFNVYGMTFSEGTAFNAEQQGRRAQVVVLDSNTRRQLFPDKASVVGEVILVGNMPATVIGVAEEKQSMFGSSKILRVWLPYSTIAGRIMGQSWLNSITVRVNEGYSSEQAEQQLTQLLNLRHGKKDFFVWNMDGVLKTAEKTTRTLQLFLTLVAVISLLVGGIGVMNIMLVSVTERTREIGIRMAVGARAGDVLSQFLIEAVFVCLVGGALGVMLSMLIAFTLQLFLPGWEIGFSPVALLTAFLCSTFTGVLFGWLPARNAARLDPVDALARE
- the cspD gene encoding cold shock-like protein CspD — translated: MEMGTVKWFNNAKGFGFICPEGGGEDIFAHYSTIQMDGYRTLKAGQTVRFDVHQGPKGNHASLIVPVELEAIA
- a CDS encoding esterase/lipase family protein encodes the protein MAQKGNHYPLIFVHGVVGWGPDEMLGFKYWGGFDDTIAYLNSNGVESYAAVVGPVSSNWDRAVELYYYIKGGTVDYGAAHSLKANHARYGKTYPGIYPHWDEHHKIHLVGHSMGGLTSRQLVDMLQDGSEEERAFHESHPGTELSPLFEGGKDYVFSVTTVATPNNGSSFAQDKNLIVGLIEDMVRKAATIAGVSSLSSFVYDFKLDQFGLRRDPDESLAEYIRDVFTSSIWDSKDIASYDLSVVGVSANKQYLETKPNVYYFSHTGKTTVGVPFTSFQIPGVYTNPLLVPSATYMGKTITDPQTSLINATWTTNDGLVNSVSSYYPFGADAKPYDGQPKKGQWSYYPVMYDWDHLDFMGFDVIPQAYVNAFYADVARSLLELDK
- the clpS gene encoding ATP-dependent Clp protease adapter ClpS, with protein sequence MGKSNSWLDFEQLAEDKLRDALKPPSMYKVMIMNDDYTPMEFVIDVLQKFFSYDVERATQLMLTVHYHGKAICGVFTAEVAETKVAMVNKYARENEHPLLCTLEKA